In the genome of Aspergillus luchuensis IFO 4308 DNA, chromosome 2, nearly complete sequence, one region contains:
- a CDS encoding uncharacterized protein (COG:S;~EggNog:ENOG410PWVC;~InterPro:IPR029675;~TransMembrane:3 (i12-32o252-272i284-307o);~go_component: GO:0000139 - Golgi membrane [Evidence IEA];~go_function: GO:0016757 - transferase activity, transferring glycosyl groups [Evidence IEA];~go_process: GO:0006506 - GPI anchor biosynthetic process [Evidence IEA]): MAFNHFNRKQRLLLSSYAILFFFLIIVCHFRSARDPGSFFFQPTEGYRPGYSLQRIHESLEWLSAFNRSDNVPPRPVSHVSPPREKTACVGIVTVKRPLQQDLDTTVASILDTLSPEQRAALTVQVLFALSKPSDHPDYNQTWLSNVVDHVLTYDDVDAPGYIIMNLEKKNNIKKKSLIDYRLGLQACYDMTDAPWIIMLEDDVVAQRNWYEHTMRSVQQVEDWRRHDTIKDWLYLRLFYTEKFLGWNSENWPIYLSWSVLLVSLCASAGMYTRRKIRATQGILTNSFLLVVCFFCVPLLITLFFLAGRVTWYPMQDGVHVMNAHGCCSQALLFNRENVPALLEYFEHMEDVIPTKAVDSVIEMQAGRAELDRLAISPSQMQHVGAVSYKEKKKSWKWEGPYRVKGAHGVWSMGFEQAYEKDMDRLFQMDGSA; encoded by the coding sequence ATGGCTTTCAATCACTTCAACAGAAAGCAGAGGCTGCTTCTGTCCTCTTACGCcatcctctttttcttccttatcATCGTCTGCCACTTCCGGTCCGCCCGTGACCCAGgctcattcttcttccagcccACCGAAGGCTATCGCCCGGGATACAGTCTCCAACGGATCCATGAATCGCTGGAGTGGCTGTCTGCCTTCAATCGTTCCGACAATGTCCCGCCCCGTCCCGTCTCCCATGTCAGCCCGCCACGGGAGAAGACCGCCTGTGTCGGCATCGTTACCGTGAAGCGTCCCCTGCAGCAGGACCTCGACACAACCGTTGCTTCGATTCTTGATACCCTCTCACCCGAGCAGCGAGCGGCGCTGACCGTCCAAGTGCTCTTCGCCCTGAGCAAACCCTCCGATCACCCGGATTACAATCAGACATGGTTATCGAATGTCGTTGACCACGTACTCACCTACGACGATGTCGACGCACCCGGGTATATCATTATGaacttggagaagaagaataacaTAAAGAAGAAGTCTCTGATCGACTACCGGCTCGGGCTACAGGCATGCTACGACATGACCGACGCGCCGTGGATCATCATGCTGGAGGACGACGTGGTGGCCCAGCGCAATTGGTACGAGCACACCATGCGCAGCGTCCAGCAGGTAGAGGACTGGCGCCGGCACGATACAATCAAGGACTGGCTATACCTGCGGCTCTTCTACACGGAGAAGTTCCTCGGCTGGAACTCGGAGAATTGGCCCATCTACCTGTCCTGGAGTGTGCTGCTCGTCTCCCTCTGCGCCAGTGCAGGCATGTACACTCGGCGGAAGATCCGCGCTACCCAGGGCATCCTCACCAACTCGTTCCTGCTGGtggtctgcttcttctgcgtgCCGCTACTGatcaccctcttcttcctggctgGTCGGGTCACCTGGTACCCAATGCAGGATGGAGTGCACGTGATGAACGCGCACGGCTGCTGCTCGCAGGCCCTTCTCTTCAATCGCGAGAACGTTCCAGCCCTCCTGGAGTACTTTGAGCACATGGAGGACGTGATCCCCACCAAGGCGGTGGACAGCGTGATCGAGATGCAGGCGGGGCGGGCCGAGCTGGACCGACTGGCCATCTCCCCGTCGCAGATGCAGCATGTTGGAGCAGTTTCgtacaaggagaagaagaagtcgtgGAAGTGGGAGGGGCCGTATCGCGTCAAGGGAGCGCACGGGGTCTGGAGTATGGGGTTTGAGCAGGCGTACGAGAAGGACATGGACCGATTATTTCAGATGGACGGTTCGGCATGA